Proteins from one Rosa chinensis cultivar Old Blush chromosome 7, RchiOBHm-V2, whole genome shotgun sequence genomic window:
- the LOC112179900 gene encoding uncharacterized protein LOC112179900 isoform X3, which produces MSAEVVEHVKLAEERDGVGENERELGLQCREPVREDEQSKVIDDQNGCPGEDQDELIGQLIKEEGVIDLTEQKLQHGKQCQESGSPITTSFGSSGEGKCEETEEHQVEVTEQQLQHGEQSRELILEKEDSFVIEYQQNGSPEPQYEGQDEANGEKNHNQMQVTEVIGAEQTCKAEIEVTEQHREDRLQSQEPIQADHQLGLGDEQQNEVIGQKMQEIALVIEEQDIVEEKYRVTEGQVEVSEQWLQFCQEFVQEEQHSLLIDYKDGSLEKHIEQQDIVNEQKSQKQMQVTAVIVENYNVAEQTCKVENGLPNQEEQNIKVIDNVNVCPDEQQGEVIGHQVQNQMQEIALIVEKQNVVVQKYEVTEQQIEDGHQSQEPIQEVQKNKVSKAQVQVTEQQPEYGQQSREPIQEEQHDKMAEAESGSPNEKQGDVNGHHIQIQCQEFIATNQNVAVQKYKVTEEQVEVIEQQTECGQQNQEPIQEQNSKVIDYQNGLSKPENEQKDEVNGQKNKSQIQVITEIVDNHNVAELFHEVTKEQEVEVTEQQRDHGQQSQEEQNSKVIDCQDGYPMQQNEQLDGVNGNQVQNQMQDIVVSVEKQIDAKLKYKVPEDQMEEPCHSTEQQCEVTKEHIEGIKRQIQFQEEVVEGIDKLTTAEALQVENVSELQEQIELLRTILNAGMQASFCKKPEKAAAIAVNSTPLTRQKLPYQSSSTFSRENCLELLRMTHKLQEKTHRVQESLLDLLTTRELSHTTPNSFVDLEERTMPIADSCGEREYMDCGFPAQMKHHQLRQLRPWGKKASESDCRVSKEPNCQQEQQHRDPVQEKSKCDGQVVELSCQTQQQSRELAQQRELPPQGQRRSKSESLLTTSVVDLSPRRNQDPQQLNTGVTEKPQKLKTSAKKTGQTQQQQRQLRSRGKILSECKQVTTRSMAGSSPSQPLYEQYQLISSTARSQVEKPGIENSSQSKKQPANHSNRRKRGTPEPTTMPNAIGPILPCKKLALGCQNVELPTPEACEDVGPTIMDKSSQPVVQSTDHHGQQKMLKSKPTTMAESPQLNSASVEDLPQTAKELQQKQLCHMNLRSCSQAASQSELVVSMAQSLPSEHHYEQPQEMKHQGLRRPKLTSHNQHNGELKLPKHPEQPQKPRGRPSKRKLDVAATEDVSLPAKYQKLQEEPQNQRQERPPKLERNMVLGLFAASKYEPAPPMTEPPFLKLNPDNEHHVELQPLKHPEQPQKRRGRPRKLNPDNELVKNCRTQSTLSSHKREDELQLPKQPEQPQNPKRRRGRPCNISVNELKQEMSQRERRQSKRLKEQKEATM; this is translated from the exons ATGTCTGCCGAAGTAGTTGAACATGTGAAATTAGCCGAAGAACGAGATGGAGTTGGTGAAAATGAGAGAGAATTAGGGTTGCAATGTCGAGAACCGGTTCGAGAAGATGAGCAGAGTAAGGTCATTGATGATCAGAATGGATGTCCTGGTGAGGATCAAGATGAGCTGATTGGACAACTGATTAAGGAGGAGGGAGTGATTGACTTGACTGAGCAAAAACTACAACATGGGAAGCAATGTCAAGAAAGTGGTTCTCCAATCACTACATCTTTCGGCTCATCCGGAGAAGGGAAATGCGAAGAGACTGAAGAACATCAAGTTGAAGTGACTGAGCAACAACTACAACATGGGGAGCAAAGTCGAGAACTTATTCTAGAAAAAGAAGATAGCTTTGTGATTGAGTATCAACAAAATGGTTCGCCGGAGCCACAGTATGAGGGGCAAGATGAAGCAAATGGGGAGAAGAACCACAATCAAATGCAAGTAACTGAAGTGATTGGTGCAGAGCAGACATGTAAAGCAGAAATTGAGGTTACTGAACAACATAGAGAAGATAGGCTGCAAAGTCAAGAACCAATTCAAGCAGACCATCAACTTGGGTTGGGTGATGAGCAGCAAAATGAAGTTATTGGACAAAAAATGCAAGAAATTGCATTGGTTATTGAAGAGCAGGATATTGTGGAAGAGAAGTATAGAGTGACTGAAGGACAAGTTGAAGTGAGTGAACAATGGCTGCAATTTTGTCAGGAATTTGTTCAAGAAGAGCAACATAGTTTGCTGATTGACTATAAAGATGGTTCTTTGGAGAAACATATTGAACAGCAAGATATAGTCAATGAACAGAAAAGTCAAAAGCAGATGCAAGTAACTGCAGTCATTGTTGAGAACTATAATGTTGCAGAACAGACATGTAAAGTAGAAAATGGGCTGCCCAATCAAGAAGAACAGAATATTAaggtgattgacaatgtaaatGTATGTCCAGATGAGCAGCAAGGTGAAGTGATTGGACATCAAGTTCAGAACCAAATGCAAGAAATTGCATTGATTGTTGAAAAGCAGAATGTTGTAGTACAGAAATATGAAGTGACCGAACAACAGATAGAAGATGGGCATCAAAGTCAAGAACCAATTCAAGAGGTACAGAAAAATAAGGTGAGCAAAGCACAAGTTCAAGTGACTGAACAACAACCGGAATATGGACAGCAAAGTCGAGAACCGATTCAAGAAGAACAGCATGATAAGATGGCTGAAGCTGAAAGTGGATCTCCAAATGAGAAGCAAGGTGATGTGAATGGACATCACATTCAGATACAATGTCAAGAATTTATTGCTACAAATCAGAATGTTGCAGTACAGAAGTATAAAGTGACTGAAGAACAAGTTGAAGTGATTGAACAGCAGACAGAATGTGGACAGCAAAACCAAGAACCAATTCAAGAACAGAACAGTAAGGTGATTGACTATCAAAATGGATTGTCAAAGCCAGAAAATGAACAGAAAGATGAAGTGAATGgacagaaaaataaaagtcaaatACAAGTAATTACTGAGATTGTTGATAATCACAATGTTGCAGAGCTTTTTCATGAGGTgaccaaagaacaagaagttGAAGTAACTGAACAACAGAGAGACCATGGGCAGCAAAGTCAAGAAGAACAGAATAGTAAGGTGATTGACTGTCAAGATGGATATCCAATGCAACAAAATGAACAGCTAGATGGCGTAAATGGCAATCAAGTTCAAAATCAAATGCAAGATATCGTAGTGAGTGTTGAAAAGCAGATTGATGCTAAACTGAAATATAAAGTGCCTGAAGATCAAATGGAAGAACCGTGTCATAGTACAGAACAACAATGTGAAGTGACCAAAGAACATATTGAAGGCATTAAAagacaaattcaattccaagaagaAGTAGTTGAAGGGATTGACAAGCTGACTACAGCAGAAGCACTGCAAGTTGAGAATGTTTCAGAATTGCAAGAGCAAATTGAGTTATTAAGGACGATCCTTAATGCTGG TATGCAGGCGTCGTTTTGCAAGAAGCCAGAGAAAGCTGCAGCCATAGCCGTTAATTCAACTCCTCTTACTAGGCAGAAACTGCCCTACCAAAGTTCATCAACTTTCTCTAGG GAGAATTGTTTAGAATTGTTGAGGATGACACATAAACTTCAGGAAAAGACACATAGGGTGCAGGAAAGTTTGTTGGATCTCTTGACCACTAGAGAGTTAAGCCATACAACTCCTAACTCTTTTGTGGACTTAGAGGAAAGAACAATGCCAATTGCTGATTCTTGTGGAGAGAGGGAATACATGGATTGTGGTTTTCCGGCACAAATGAAGCACCACCAGCTGAGGCAACTACGTCCATGGGGTAAAAAAGCATCTGAATCTGATTGCAGAGTATCGAAGGAACCTAACTGTCAG CAGGAGCAGCAGCACAGAGATCCAGTACAGGAAAAAAGTAAGTGTGATGGTCAAGTAGTTGAGTTATCATGTCAAACACAGCAACAGTCACGGGAACTAGCACAGCAGAGGGAATTGCCTCCCCAGGGCCAGAGGCGGTCCAAATCTGAATCGTTACTCACTACATCTGTGGTGGACTTATCACCAAGAAGGAATCAGGATCCCCAGCAATTAAACACTGGAGTAACTGAAAAGCCTCAAAAACTGAAGACATCAGCAAAGAAAACAGGCCAAACACAGCAGCAGCAGAGGCAACTTAGATCTCGAGGAAAAATTTTGTCTGAATGTAAACAAGTAACAACTAGATCTATGGCAGGTTCATCACCCTCACAGCCTCTTTATGAGCAGTATCAGTTGATTTCAAGTACTGCAAGGTCTCAAGTGGAAAAGCCGGGAATAGAAAATTCATCTCAATCGAAGAAGCAACCAGCAAATCACTCTAATCGGCGAAAGCGGGGAACACCAGAGCCTACAACAATGCCAAATGCCATTGGTCCAATCCTCCCTTGCAAGAAACTAGCATTAGGCTGTCAGAATGTAGAACTTCCCACTCCTGAAGCATGTGAAGATGTAGGACCAACAATCATGGACAAGTCATCTCAACCGGTGGTGCAAAGTACAGATCATCATGGTCAACAAAAGATGTTGAAATCCAAGCCAACAACAATGGCAGAAAGTCCACAGCTCAATTCAGCATCAGTGGAAGATCTTCCTCAAACAGCAAAAGAGCTGCAACAGAAGCAGCTGTGCCATATGAACTTACGTTCATGCAGCCAAGCTGCATCACAATCTGAGCTTGTTGTATCGATGGCACAATCATTGCCCTCGGAGCACCATTATGAGCAGCCACAAGAAATGAAGCATCAAGGCCTACGGAGGCCTAAGTTGACTTCACACAATCAGCATAATGGTGAACTTAAGCTTCCAAAACATCCTGAGCAGCCACAGAAACCAAGAGGGAGGCCTTCTAAACGAAAACTGGATGTGGCTGCGACTGAAGATGTATCATTGCCTGCTAAGTATCAGAAACTGCAGGAAGAACCACAAAATCAAAGACAAGAGAGGCCTCCTAAGTTGGAAAGAAATATGGTTTTGGGTCTTTTTGCTGCATCAAAATATGAACCTGCTCCACCGATGACAGAACCACCGTTTTTAAAGCTGAATCCAGATAATGAGCATCATGTTGAGCTGCAGCCCCTGAAGCATCCTGAGCAACCACAAAAACGAAGGGGGAGGCCTCGAAAGTTGAATCCAGATAATGAGCTTGTGAAGAACTGCCGCACCCAAAGTACCTTGAGCAGCCACAAAAGGGAAGACGAACTGCAGCTGCCAAAGCAACCTGAGCAGCCACAAAATCCAAAAAGACGACGAGGGAGGCCCTGTAACATCTCAGTGAACGAGCTGAAGCAAGAAATGAGTCAGAGGGAAAGGCGCCAAAGCAAGCGACTGAAGGAACAGAAGGAAGCGACTATGTAA
- the LOC112179900 gene encoding uncharacterized protein LOC112179900 isoform X2, whose translation MSAEVVEHVKLAEERDGVGENERELGLQCREPVREDEQSKVIDDQNGCPGEDQDELIGQLIKEEGVIDLTEQKLQHGKQCQESGSPITTSFGSSGEGKCEETEEHQVEVTEQQLQHGEQSRELILEKEDSFVIEYQQNGSPEPQYEGQDEANGEKNHNQMQVTEVIGAEQTCKAEIEVTEQHREDRLQSQEPIQADHQLGLGDEQQNEVIGQKMQEIALVIEEQDIVEEKYRVTEGQVEVSEQWLQFCQEFVQEEQHSLLIDYKDGSLEKHIEQQDIVNEQKSQKQMQVTAVIVENYNVAEQTCKVENGLPNQEEQNIKVIDNVNVCPDEQQGEVIGHQVQNQMQEIALIVEKQNVVVQKYEVTEQQIEDGHQSQEPIQEVQKNKVSKAQVQVTEQQPEYGQQSREPIQEEQHDKMAEAESGSPNEKQGDVNGHHIQIQCQEFIATNQNVAVQKYKVTEEQVEVIEQQTECGQQNQEPIQEQNSKVIDYQNGLSKPENEQKDEVNGQKNKSQIQVITEIVDNHNVAELFHEVTKEQEVEVTEQQRDHGQQSQEEQNSKVIDCQDGYPMQQNEQLDGVNGNQVQNQMQDIVVSVEKQIDAKLKYKVPEDQMEEPCHSTEQQCEVTKEHIEGIKRQIQFQEEVVEGIDKLTTAEALQVENVSELQEQIELLRTILNAGSMQASFCKKPEKAAAIAVNSTPLTRQKLPYQSSSTFSRENCLELLRMTHKLQEKTHRVQESLLDLLTTRELSHTTPNSFVDLEERTMPIADSCGEREYMDCGFPAQMKHHQLRQLRPWGKKASESDCRVSKEPNCQEQQHRDPVQEKSKCDGQVVELSCQTQQQSRELAQQRELPPQGQRRSKSESLLTTSVVDLSPRRNQDPQQLNTGVTEKPQKLKTSAKKTGQTQQQQRQLRSRGKILSECKQVTTRSMAGSSPSQPLYEQYQLISSTARSQVEKPGIENSSQSKKQPANHSNRRKRGTPEPTTMPNAIGPILPCKKLALGCQNVELPTPEACEDVGPTIMDKSSQPVVQSTDHHGQQKMLKSKPTTMAESPQLNSASVEDLPQTAKELQQKQLCHMNLRSCSQAASQSELVVSMAQSLPSEHHYEQPQEMKHQGLRRPKLTSHNQHNGELKLPKHPEQPQKPRGRPSKRKLDVAATEDVSLPAKYQKLQEEPQNQRQERPPKLERNMVLGLFAASKYEPAPPMTEPPFLKLNPDNEHHVELQPLKHPEQPQKRRGRPRKLNPDNELVKNCRTQSTLSSHKREDELQLPKQPEQPQNPKRRRGRPCNISVNELKQEMSQRERRQSKRLKEQKEATM comes from the exons ATGTCTGCCGAAGTAGTTGAACATGTGAAATTAGCCGAAGAACGAGATGGAGTTGGTGAAAATGAGAGAGAATTAGGGTTGCAATGTCGAGAACCGGTTCGAGAAGATGAGCAGAGTAAGGTCATTGATGATCAGAATGGATGTCCTGGTGAGGATCAAGATGAGCTGATTGGACAACTGATTAAGGAGGAGGGAGTGATTGACTTGACTGAGCAAAAACTACAACATGGGAAGCAATGTCAAGAAAGTGGTTCTCCAATCACTACATCTTTCGGCTCATCCGGAGAAGGGAAATGCGAAGAGACTGAAGAACATCAAGTTGAAGTGACTGAGCAACAACTACAACATGGGGAGCAAAGTCGAGAACTTATTCTAGAAAAAGAAGATAGCTTTGTGATTGAGTATCAACAAAATGGTTCGCCGGAGCCACAGTATGAGGGGCAAGATGAAGCAAATGGGGAGAAGAACCACAATCAAATGCAAGTAACTGAAGTGATTGGTGCAGAGCAGACATGTAAAGCAGAAATTGAGGTTACTGAACAACATAGAGAAGATAGGCTGCAAAGTCAAGAACCAATTCAAGCAGACCATCAACTTGGGTTGGGTGATGAGCAGCAAAATGAAGTTATTGGACAAAAAATGCAAGAAATTGCATTGGTTATTGAAGAGCAGGATATTGTGGAAGAGAAGTATAGAGTGACTGAAGGACAAGTTGAAGTGAGTGAACAATGGCTGCAATTTTGTCAGGAATTTGTTCAAGAAGAGCAACATAGTTTGCTGATTGACTATAAAGATGGTTCTTTGGAGAAACATATTGAACAGCAAGATATAGTCAATGAACAGAAAAGTCAAAAGCAGATGCAAGTAACTGCAGTCATTGTTGAGAACTATAATGTTGCAGAACAGACATGTAAAGTAGAAAATGGGCTGCCCAATCAAGAAGAACAGAATATTAaggtgattgacaatgtaaatGTATGTCCAGATGAGCAGCAAGGTGAAGTGATTGGACATCAAGTTCAGAACCAAATGCAAGAAATTGCATTGATTGTTGAAAAGCAGAATGTTGTAGTACAGAAATATGAAGTGACCGAACAACAGATAGAAGATGGGCATCAAAGTCAAGAACCAATTCAAGAGGTACAGAAAAATAAGGTGAGCAAAGCACAAGTTCAAGTGACTGAACAACAACCGGAATATGGACAGCAAAGTCGAGAACCGATTCAAGAAGAACAGCATGATAAGATGGCTGAAGCTGAAAGTGGATCTCCAAATGAGAAGCAAGGTGATGTGAATGGACATCACATTCAGATACAATGTCAAGAATTTATTGCTACAAATCAGAATGTTGCAGTACAGAAGTATAAAGTGACTGAAGAACAAGTTGAAGTGATTGAACAGCAGACAGAATGTGGACAGCAAAACCAAGAACCAATTCAAGAACAGAACAGTAAGGTGATTGACTATCAAAATGGATTGTCAAAGCCAGAAAATGAACAGAAAGATGAAGTGAATGgacagaaaaataaaagtcaaatACAAGTAATTACTGAGATTGTTGATAATCACAATGTTGCAGAGCTTTTTCATGAGGTgaccaaagaacaagaagttGAAGTAACTGAACAACAGAGAGACCATGGGCAGCAAAGTCAAGAAGAACAGAATAGTAAGGTGATTGACTGTCAAGATGGATATCCAATGCAACAAAATGAACAGCTAGATGGCGTAAATGGCAATCAAGTTCAAAATCAAATGCAAGATATCGTAGTGAGTGTTGAAAAGCAGATTGATGCTAAACTGAAATATAAAGTGCCTGAAGATCAAATGGAAGAACCGTGTCATAGTACAGAACAACAATGTGAAGTGACCAAAGAACATATTGAAGGCATTAAAagacaaattcaattccaagaagaAGTAGTTGAAGGGATTGACAAGCTGACTACAGCAGAAGCACTGCAAGTTGAGAATGTTTCAGAATTGCAAGAGCAAATTGAGTTATTAAGGACGATCCTTAATGCTGG CAGTATGCAGGCGTCGTTTTGCAAGAAGCCAGAGAAAGCTGCAGCCATAGCCGTTAATTCAACTCCTCTTACTAGGCAGAAACTGCCCTACCAAAGTTCATCAACTTTCTCTAGG GAGAATTGTTTAGAATTGTTGAGGATGACACATAAACTTCAGGAAAAGACACATAGGGTGCAGGAAAGTTTGTTGGATCTCTTGACCACTAGAGAGTTAAGCCATACAACTCCTAACTCTTTTGTGGACTTAGAGGAAAGAACAATGCCAATTGCTGATTCTTGTGGAGAGAGGGAATACATGGATTGTGGTTTTCCGGCACAAATGAAGCACCACCAGCTGAGGCAACTACGTCCATGGGGTAAAAAAGCATCTGAATCTGATTGCAGAGTATCGAAGGAACCTAACTGTCAG GAGCAGCAGCACAGAGATCCAGTACAGGAAAAAAGTAAGTGTGATGGTCAAGTAGTTGAGTTATCATGTCAAACACAGCAACAGTCACGGGAACTAGCACAGCAGAGGGAATTGCCTCCCCAGGGCCAGAGGCGGTCCAAATCTGAATCGTTACTCACTACATCTGTGGTGGACTTATCACCAAGAAGGAATCAGGATCCCCAGCAATTAAACACTGGAGTAACTGAAAAGCCTCAAAAACTGAAGACATCAGCAAAGAAAACAGGCCAAACACAGCAGCAGCAGAGGCAACTTAGATCTCGAGGAAAAATTTTGTCTGAATGTAAACAAGTAACAACTAGATCTATGGCAGGTTCATCACCCTCACAGCCTCTTTATGAGCAGTATCAGTTGATTTCAAGTACTGCAAGGTCTCAAGTGGAAAAGCCGGGAATAGAAAATTCATCTCAATCGAAGAAGCAACCAGCAAATCACTCTAATCGGCGAAAGCGGGGAACACCAGAGCCTACAACAATGCCAAATGCCATTGGTCCAATCCTCCCTTGCAAGAAACTAGCATTAGGCTGTCAGAATGTAGAACTTCCCACTCCTGAAGCATGTGAAGATGTAGGACCAACAATCATGGACAAGTCATCTCAACCGGTGGTGCAAAGTACAGATCATCATGGTCAACAAAAGATGTTGAAATCCAAGCCAACAACAATGGCAGAAAGTCCACAGCTCAATTCAGCATCAGTGGAAGATCTTCCTCAAACAGCAAAAGAGCTGCAACAGAAGCAGCTGTGCCATATGAACTTACGTTCATGCAGCCAAGCTGCATCACAATCTGAGCTTGTTGTATCGATGGCACAATCATTGCCCTCGGAGCACCATTATGAGCAGCCACAAGAAATGAAGCATCAAGGCCTACGGAGGCCTAAGTTGACTTCACACAATCAGCATAATGGTGAACTTAAGCTTCCAAAACATCCTGAGCAGCCACAGAAACCAAGAGGGAGGCCTTCTAAACGAAAACTGGATGTGGCTGCGACTGAAGATGTATCATTGCCTGCTAAGTATCAGAAACTGCAGGAAGAACCACAAAATCAAAGACAAGAGAGGCCTCCTAAGTTGGAAAGAAATATGGTTTTGGGTCTTTTTGCTGCATCAAAATATGAACCTGCTCCACCGATGACAGAACCACCGTTTTTAAAGCTGAATCCAGATAATGAGCATCATGTTGAGCTGCAGCCCCTGAAGCATCCTGAGCAACCACAAAAACGAAGGGGGAGGCCTCGAAAGTTGAATCCAGATAATGAGCTTGTGAAGAACTGCCGCACCCAAAGTACCTTGAGCAGCCACAAAAGGGAAGACGAACTGCAGCTGCCAAAGCAACCTGAGCAGCCACAAAATCCAAAAAGACGACGAGGGAGGCCCTGTAACATCTCAGTGAACGAGCTGAAGCAAGAAATGAGTCAGAGGGAAAGGCGCCAAAGCAAGCGACTGAAGGAACAGAAGGAAGCGACTATGTAA